Proteins encoded together in one Microcaecilia unicolor chromosome 3, aMicUni1.1, whole genome shotgun sequence window:
- the OLIG3 gene encoding oligodendrocyte transcription factor 3, producing the protein MNSDSSSVSSRASSPDMDAMYLREHHHHHHHHQDHRLNSVSSTQSDLMQKGPGEGLSRSGSKGGGESSKYKIKKQLNEQDLQQLRLKINGRERKRMHDLNLAMDGLREVMPYAHGPSVRKLSKIATLLLARNYILMLTSSLEEMKRLVGEIYGGHHSAFHCGTVGHGAGHPASTVHQVHPILGTALSSSNTPTSLSSALPGIGTIRPHHSLLKTPSTPPIQLGGGFQHWAGLPCPCTICQMPPPPHISALNTASMSRLSAESKDLLK; encoded by the coding sequence ATGAATTCTGACTCcagctctgtctccagcagagctTCCTCACCGGACATGGATGCAATGTACCTCCGAGAGcatcaccaccatcaccaccaccatcaGGACCACAGACTCAACTCGGTCTCCTCCACCCAAAGTGACCTGATGCAGAAGGGGCCAGGCGAAGGCCTCTCCAGAAGCGGTTCCAAGGGTGGAGGGGAAAGCAGCAAGTACAAAATCAAGAAACAGCTCAACGAGCAGGACCTGCAGCAGTTGAGACTGAAAATCAACGGCAGGGAGCGCAAACGGATGCATGACCTCAACCTAGCCATGGACGGCCTGAGGGAGGTAATGCCCTATGCTCACGGACCGTCCGTGAGAAAGCTGTCCAAAATTGCTACCCTCTTGCTGGCCAGAAACTACATTTTAATGCTCACCAGCTCTCTAGAGGAGATGAAGAGACTAGTCGGTGAAATCTATGGTGGTCACCATTCTGCTTTTCACTGTGGAACAGTGGGACATGGTGCAGGTCACCCAGCCAGCACTGTCCACCAAGTTCACCCCATCCTTGGCACTGCCTTGTCTTCCTCGAATACACCTACCAGCCTGTCTTCAGCTCTGCCCGGGATTGGCACGATCAGACCTCACCACTCTTTGCTCAAGACTCCTTCCACCCCTCCGATCCAGCTTGGTGGAGGATTCCAGCACTGGGCAGGTTTGCCTTGCCCTTGCACTATTTGTCAGATGCCACCCCCACCTCATATTTCGGCCCTCAACACAGCCAGCATGAGCAGGCTCTCAGCAGAATCCAAAGACTTATTGAAATGA